The proteins below come from a single Juglans regia cultivar Chandler chromosome 12, Walnut 2.0, whole genome shotgun sequence genomic window:
- the LOC108983492 gene encoding dof zinc finger protein DOF3.6-like, translating to MVFSSVPVYLDPPNWQQQHSNYQQPAHEDGSENPQVLHPPPRPPIVGGSGGGGPIRPGSMSDRAKLAKIPQPEAALKCPRCESTNTKFCYFNNYSLSQPRHFCKTCRRYWTRGGALRSVPVGGGCRRNKRSTRSKSPATAERQATGSSSTSTVSSNCCATDMLSHLPPPQASQSPFLPPFHHLSDYASGNHCLNFGGFQPPVGVVGGIGGDVEFQIGTGSSGGGSALSTGLAHEQWRLQQVQQFPFFANLGTPNGLFQFEGENVDRPSYVGVAGQLRSKPLESAVTCVSDQLATVKMEDNQRLSLSRNLSGTAGNDHHYWGGGSAWTDLSGFTSSSTSHML from the exons ATGGTTTTCTCATCCGTTCCGGTCTATCTGGATCCACCCAACTGGCAACAACAG CACTCGAATTATCAGCAACCAGCTCATGAAGATGGAAGCGAGAATCCACAAGTACTCCACCCTCCACCGCGGCCTCCAATAGTTGGAGGCAGTGGCGGCGGTGGCCCGATTAGGCCGGGTTCCATGTCTGATCGGGCAAAGCTAGCCAAGATTCCGCAGCCTGAGGCTGCCCTCAAATGTCCTAGATGCGAATCCACAAATACAAAGTTTTGCTATTTCAACAACTATAGCCTCTCCCAACCTCGTCACTTCTGTAAGACCTGTCGGCGCTATTGGACAAGGGGAGGTGCACTAAGGAGCGTGCCTGTTGGGGGTGGTTgtagaagaaacaaaagaagtACTAGATCGAAATCTCCTGCCACAGCCGAGCGCCAAGCTACAGGGTCTAGTTCCACTAGTACTGTTTCTTCCAATTGCTGCGCTACTGATATGTTAAGCCATTTGCCCCCTCCACAAGCATCACAGTCGCCTTTTTTACCTCCTTTTCATCATCTTAGTGATTATGCTTCTGGGAACCATTGCTTAAATTTCGGGGGATTTCAGCCGCCTGTAGGAGTAGTAGGTGGTATTGGTGGTGACGTTGAATTTCAAATCGGTACTGGTTCCAGTGGGGGTGGGTCTGCTTTATCAACTGGCCTTGCTCATGAGCAGTGGAGGCTGCAGCAAGTGCAGCAGTTTCCTTTCTTCGCCAATTTGGGGACACCGAATGGGTTATTTCAATTTGAGGGTGAGAATGTTGATCGGCCAAGCTACGTCGGGGTAGCTGGGCAGCTTCGGTCTAAGCCATTGGAATCTGCAGTTACTTGTGTTAGTGATCAGCTTGCTACCGTGAAAATGGAAGACAACCAAAGGTTGAGTTTGTCAAGAAATCTTTCGGGTACTGCTGGAAATGATCATCATTACTGGGGAGGTGGAAGTGCATGGACTGATCTTTCTGGTTTCACCTCTTCTTCCACCAGCCATATGTTGTGA